From a single Lytechinus variegatus isolate NC3 chromosome 9, Lvar_3.0, whole genome shotgun sequence genomic region:
- the LOC121421432 gene encoding sorting and assembly machinery component 50 homolog B-like gives MGQIHAKEITSDERPTLEEEDTTVHRHVFDGNNPVKVEHVHIDGLGRTKDDLVIRQMRDVFQAKTFKEVIQKTGEAKVKLEGLGVFKSVGVFIDTSKGEEAGADGLDVTFNVKEKRRLTGSAHTAVGNNEGSLVLGAKMPNTFGRAESLVAEYSRGTKHSSGFNVMLVKPIGEEFDKRLRGSVFKSSADYAPSSYRETGRGVTLDFTFPHVLGMSELQWEGVWRELSCLTRTASFATREQSGHSLKSSLKHTLTRDTRDERIYPSEGYLLKLSQEVAGYTGGDVKFWKEQFQFQVNKSLFWNCVLSGSLQGGVMKGISDTEVRLNDRFFLGGPTNVRGFNINGLGPHTQGDYQGGEALWAGALHLYTPLPFVKAGRGGFGDVFRTHFFVNAGNLTTLDTNNIFAWEDHLQRLRQDFRWSYGAGLVLRIGSIARFELNYCLPKAAQPTDNICQGLQFGIGVSFL, from the exons ATGGGTCAAATTCATGCAAAG GAAATTACATCAGATGAGAGGCCTACGCTTGAAGAGGAAGATACCACTGTACACCGGCATGTCTTTGATGGAAATAATCCA GTCAAAGTCGAGCACGTCCACATCGACGGCTTGGGTCGAACCAAAGATGACCTGGTCATCCGTCAAATGAGAGACGTGTTCCAGGCGAAGACTTTCAAGGAGGTCATCCAGAAGACCGGAGAAGCTAAGGTCAAACTAGAAGGGCTCGGTGTCTTCAAGTCAGTAGGAGTCTTCATTGATACAAGCAAAG GAGAGGAAGCTGGTGCCGATGGCTTAGACGTAACCTTTAATGTCAAAGAGAAACGGAGACTGACAGGTAGCGCACATACTGCAGTGGGGAATAATGAAGGAAGTCTG GTTCTTGGGGCCAAGATGCCTAACACGTTTGGCCGAGCCGAGAGTTTAGTCGCTGAGTACTCCAGAGGGACCAAGCATTCTTCAGGATTTAATGTCATGCTGGTGAAACCCATTGGAGAAGAATTTGATAAGAG GTTAAGAGGTTCAGTCTTCAAGTCTTCAGCTGATTATGCCCCCAGCTCTTACCGCGAAACAGGACGAGGTGTCACGCTAGATTTTACT TTTCCTCATGTTTTAGGTATGTCTGAGCTGCAGTGGGAGGGGGTGTGGAGAGAGTTGTCTTGCTTGACGAGAACCGCATCCTTTGCAACCAGAGAACAGTCCGGCCACTCTTTAAAATCATCTCTCAAG CACACACTCACAAGAGACACAAGAGATGAGAGGATTTACCCGTCAGAGGGATATCTCTTGAAGCTCAGCCAGGAGGTAGCGGGATATACTGGAGGCGACGTCAAGTTCTGGAAAGAACAATTTCAGTTTCAAGTCAACAAATCCCTGTTCTGGAACTGT GTGCTATCTGGTAGTCTGCAAGGTGGTGTCATGAAAGGCATCTCGGATACGGAAGTACGTCTCAACGATCGCTTCTTCCTGGGAGGTCCTACAAATGTTCGAGGTTTCAACATCAACGGACTCGGACCCCACACACAAG GTGACTACCAGGGCGGGGAAGCCTTGTGGGCGGGGGCCCTTCATCTCTACACCCCTCTACCGTTCGTCAAGGCAGGGCGGGGTGGGTTTGGGGATGTCTTCCGGACTCATTTCTTCGTCAATGCAGGCAACCTTACGACATTAGATACAA ATAATATTTTTGCCTGGGAGGACCATCTACAGAGACTAAGACAGGACTTCAGGTGGAGCTACGGAGCCGGGCTAGTCCTACGAATCGGGTCCATCGCCAGATTTGAGCTCAACTACTGCCTTCCCAAGGCTGCTCAACCAACCGACAA TATCTGTCAGGGATTACAGTTTGGCATTGGCGTCAGCTTCTTATGA